A single uncultured Acetobacterium sp. DNA region contains:
- a CDS encoding energy-coupling factor ABC transporter permease, producing the protein MHMADALVSPAVGGIMLAASAGAIAYSAYKCKDDLDEKKIPLMGVMGAVIFAGQMINFTIPGTGSSGHIGGGILLAALLGPFPAFLTITAVLLIQALFFADGGLLALGANIWNMGFYACLLVYPLVFKPIVKKGLTPTRITVASIVSVVLALTVGAVSVVLQTVASGITELPMVTFMGLMIPIHLAIGLIEGIVTGGILVFVYKMRPELLESSVENKKLPKSLSIKKVMGILLVFAVVVGGGLSVLASSNPDGLEWSMENVAGTTELTATGNAHDSAASIQKSTAFLPDYGFKSANGEGSAVGTSVSGIIGAGITLIMAGGTGGLIYAIKRKKEKAA; encoded by the coding sequence ATGCACATGGCAGATGCTTTAGTTTCTCCCGCAGTTGGAGGAATCATGCTCGCAGCAAGCGCTGGAGCAATCGCCTACTCGGCGTATAAATGTAAAGATGATTTAGATGAAAAGAAAATCCCTTTAATGGGTGTTATGGGCGCAGTGATCTTTGCCGGGCAAATGATTAACTTCACCATTCCTGGAACCGGTTCCAGTGGACACATTGGTGGTGGGATTTTACTGGCGGCTTTATTAGGGCCATTTCCCGCATTCTTAACCATTACGGCGGTATTATTAATTCAGGCACTATTCTTTGCAGATGGTGGTCTCTTGGCCTTAGGCGCAAATATTTGGAACATGGGATTTTATGCCTGTTTACTGGTTTATCCCTTGGTCTTTAAGCCGATTGTTAAAAAAGGACTGACGCCAACCCGAATTACGGTAGCATCAATTGTTTCAGTTGTTTTAGCGTTGACTGTAGGTGCCGTTTCGGTTGTTCTTCAAACGGTGGCTTCTGGGATTACCGAACTTCCGATGGTTACCTTTATGGGATTGATGATCCCAATTCACCTGGCGATTGGTCTGATTGAAGGAATTGTTACCGGCGGTATTTTAGTCTTTGTTTATAAAATGAGACCAGAATTATTGGAATCTTCTGTGGAAAATAAGAAATTACCCAAGAGTCTTTCGATTAAAAAAGTAATGGGAATCCTGCTGGTTTTTGCTGTCGTTGTTGGTGGCGGGTTATCTGTCCTGGCTTCTTCTAATCCAGATGGACTGGAATGGTCAATGGAAAATGTTGCTGGAACAACTGAGCTGACCGCAACTGGAAATGCCCATGATAGTGCTGCAAGCATCCAAAAAAGTACTGCATTTTTGCCTGATTATGGCTTTAAGTCAGCTAATGGCGAAGGTTCAGCCGTGGGAACCAGTGTTTCCGGAATTATCGGTGCAGGAATAACCTTGATCATGGCAGGCGGAACCGGCGGTCTGATTTATGCAATTAAACGAAAAAAAGAGAAAGCTGCATAA
- a CDS encoding 5-bromo-4-chloroindolyl phosphate hydrolysis family protein, producing MMKKDYSNIGNDIKDIVQNALNSDEFKELNKNISETVNRAMEEVKRSGQYWQEQQKQQRENNQESRTQAANARKVQNRINRQQTREMVEKNYNQTMSRPAKKQTKNLISKSPHGRVSGVLLMVFGDIGIGLSLLFFLIYAFLTNLFSSTMLLWTLPTGALLTMFVLGVLMTAKGSGLRARVKRFRQYASRLKDRNFCKITELSDPIGRSKKYVVKDLRKMIRLGMFPEGRIDEEENYLLISDEAYENHLKLKEGKRLQEEKVRSDQEALEQKQKLEQQNPQMKEVHEVIAEGQNIVKQINEANIAIEGTVISEKLDRLEKVITKIFEFIEENPDGLPEIRKFMGYYLPTTLKLVSVYQDLDAEAIQGANIMATKKEIEDTLDTISHAFENLLDSFYEDTAMDVSTDISVLNTMLAQEGLTKRDFKK from the coding sequence ATGATGAAAAAGGATTATTCAAATATCGGAAATGATATAAAGGATATTGTTCAAAACGCCTTAAATTCAGATGAATTTAAAGAGCTCAATAAAAATATTTCCGAAACCGTAAACCGAGCGATGGAAGAAGTCAAGCGAAGTGGCCAATATTGGCAGGAACAACAAAAACAGCAACGGGAAAACAACCAGGAATCCAGAACACAGGCGGCTAATGCCAGAAAGGTGCAAAACCGGATCAATCGACAACAGACCAGAGAAATGGTAGAAAAAAACTACAATCAAACCATGAGTAGACCAGCAAAAAAACAAACTAAAAATCTCATCTCAAAATCACCTCACGGCCGTGTATCTGGAGTATTGTTAATGGTATTTGGAGATATCGGGATAGGATTATCTTTGTTGTTCTTTCTTATTTATGCATTTCTAACCAATCTTTTTAGCAGTACCATGTTACTTTGGACGCTGCCAACTGGAGCCTTGTTGACGATGTTCGTTCTTGGGGTTTTAATGACTGCAAAAGGGTCAGGGCTGAGAGCCAGAGTCAAACGGTTCAGGCAATATGCCAGCCGTTTGAAAGATCGAAATTTTTGCAAAATTACCGAGTTATCAGATCCGATTGGCCGTAGTAAAAAATATGTGGTCAAGGATCTCAGAAAAATGATTCGCCTGGGTATGTTTCCAGAGGGACGCATTGATGAAGAAGAAAACTATCTGCTAATCAGCGATGAAGCTTATGAAAATCATTTAAAACTAAAAGAAGGTAAGCGACTTCAGGAAGAAAAAGTTCGGTCGGACCAGGAAGCACTTGAACAGAAGCAAAAATTGGAGCAGCAAAATCCGCAAATGAAGGAAGTACACGAAGTCATTGCTGAGGGACAAAATATTGTCAAACAGATCAATGAAGCCAACATCGCCATCGAAGGCACAGTAATTTCAGAAAAACTGGATCGTCTGGAAAAGGTAATTACCAAAATATTTGAATTTATTGAAGAAAATCCCGATGGATTACCAGAAATCAGAAAATTTATGGGATACTATTTGCCAACGACGTTAAAATTAGTATCAGTATATCAGGATTTAGATGCAGAAGCCATACAAGGGGCCAATATCATGGCCACCAAAAAAGAAATTGAAGATACACTGGATACCATTAGTCACGCCTTCGAAAATCTGCTGGATAGTTTTTATGAAGATACCGCAATGGATGTATCCACGGATATTTCGGTACTTAATACCATGCTGGCTCAGGAAGGCTTAACTAAAAGAGACTTTAAAAAATAG
- a CDS encoding ABC transporter ATP-binding protein, with protein MLAIEKLNYAYPDGHQAIRDVNLKIEEGESIALVGANGAGKSSLFKLIIGISEIKDGSIKVGELSVGKKTLKDVRRKVGMVFQNPDDQLFMTKVYDDIAFGPRNELLTEEEVEVRVVNALETLGITHLRDRMPHRLSGGEKRVIAIASVLAMNPQIILFDEPTSFLDPQARRNVINTLDALKMTKIIATHDLDMALDICDRVIILHHGSVFADGTVNDILLDENLLSQCHLELPLCKQKPRER; from the coding sequence ATGCTAGCAATTGAAAAGTTAAACTATGCTTATCCGGATGGTCATCAGGCGATTCGGGATGTGAATTTGAAAATAGAAGAGGGTGAAAGTATCGCTCTGGTTGGCGCTAACGGCGCAGGAAAATCCAGCTTGTTTAAGTTGATCATCGGTATTTCTGAAATTAAAGATGGATCGATAAAAGTTGGTGAACTTTCAGTGGGAAAAAAAACACTGAAGGATGTGCGAAGAAAAGTCGGGATGGTCTTTCAGAATCCAGATGATCAATTATTTATGACCAAGGTATATGACGATATTGCTTTCGGACCGAGAAATGAACTTTTAACTGAGGAAGAAGTGGAAGTGCGGGTCGTTAATGCTTTGGAAACTTTGGGAATTACTCATCTCAGAGACCGGATGCCCCATCGGTTGTCCGGCGGGGAAAAACGAGTTATTGCCATTGCTTCGGTATTGGCTATGAACCCTCAGATTATCTTGTTTGACGAACCGACGTCTTTTCTGGATCCCCAGGCCAGACGAAATGTAATTAATACATTGGATGCGCTGAAAATGACTAAAATCATTGCTACCCACGACCTCGATATGGCTCTGGACATCTGCGATCGCGTGATTATTTTACATCATGGCAGCGTTTTTGCCGATGGAACGGTAAATGATATTCTACTGGATGAAAATTTATTATCCCAATGCCATTTAGAACTGCCCCTCTGTAAGCAAAAACCCCGGGAACGTTAG
- a CDS encoding sugar diacid recognition domain-containing protein, translating to MLDKKIAQKIANEVINSLGYNINVMNENAIIIGSGSPERIGTYHEVAMQVINNGNTCEVTDTESKKLQGVKSGINMPIVNKVGKVIGVVGITGDPDEVRNIGKLVKMTAELIVEQQESMNRFYSHRNDKEIFLNTLISDQMTISEDEIADWGERIGYNMECFRVAIILSFGSNQELYEKELLEKVLNQIKSSASHLKQDISSVMSNGHILIFKAVKSVKPWDIEASISSYLIDAIHLEDFEDVCCFVGGYYRGIKGYGKSYGDAYDIYRSGFYKKGLSVYFAHRHYFWKLYNQLDKEIYSSVIEPYIEKIQTCFGKGTEDAMLTMRKVLDYNFQFEKVADDLFIHKNTVIFRKKKMEACLGFALKCKGNDNLLFEIILNYYLKLRT from the coding sequence ATGCTGGATAAAAAAATTGCCCAAAAGATTGCCAATGAAGTAATCAATAGCCTTGGATATAATATTAATGTAATGAATGAAAATGCGATAATAATTGGAAGTGGCTCTCCCGAACGAATTGGAACCTATCATGAGGTAGCGATGCAGGTAATTAACAATGGCAACACCTGTGAAGTAACTGATACCGAGTCAAAAAAACTCCAAGGTGTTAAATCAGGAATTAATATGCCCATTGTTAACAAGGTCGGAAAGGTTATCGGTGTGGTTGGCATAACTGGGGACCCGGATGAGGTAAGAAACATTGGTAAACTAGTAAAAATGACTGCAGAGCTTATTGTTGAACAGCAAGAATCGATGAATCGATTTTATTCTCATCGTAATGATAAAGAAATCTTTTTAAATACCCTCATTAGTGATCAAATGACGATCAGCGAGGATGAAATTGCGGATTGGGGAGAACGAATCGGCTATAATATGGAGTGCTTTCGCGTAGCCATAATCTTAAGTTTTGGTTCAAATCAGGAACTCTACGAAAAGGAACTACTGGAAAAAGTGCTTAATCAGATCAAGTCATCGGCGAGTCATTTGAAGCAGGATATTTCTTCGGTTATGTCTAATGGTCATATTTTGATATTTAAAGCAGTCAAAAGCGTAAAACCCTGGGATATTGAGGCTTCCATTAGTTCATATTTGATTGATGCGATCCATCTTGAAGATTTTGAGGACGTTTGCTGTTTTGTGGGAGGCTACTATCGGGGAATTAAGGGGTATGGCAAATCATATGGAGATGCTTATGACATTTACCGAAGCGGTTTCTATAAAAAAGGTTTATCGGTGTATTTTGCACATCGTCATTATTTTTGGAAACTTTATAATCAGCTCGATAAAGAAATTTATAGTTCCGTTATAGAACCATATATCGAAAAAATCCAGACTTGCTTTGGCAAAGGAACAGAGGATGCTATGCTAACCATGAGAAAAGTGCTGGATTATAATTTTCAGTTTGAAAAAGTAGCAGATGATTTATTCATCCATAAAAATACGGTGATCTTCAGAAAAAAGAAAATGGAGGCATGTCTTGGCTTTGCACTAAAATGCAAAGGAAATGATAACTTGTTGTTTGAGATAATTTTGAATTATTATCTCAAACTGCGCACATAA
- a CDS encoding glycerate kinase, which translates to MKIVIAPDSFKGSLSAVEVCDIVESAILKIMPATKVIKIPISDGGEGLVNSLVGHGAGEIIKVIVKDPLFRDIWAEYGILDGKLAIIEMAAASGLPLLAMEERNPLYTTTQGTGEMIYDAVINHGCEKIILGLGGSATNDGGLGVASALGIRFFNKNNQLLKPCGKNLDQVVSIDTSQLDQRFQDVEIIIACDVENSLCGNKGAAAVYGPQKGANDEMVVFLDSGLNQFGQLLENKTGMQLLDLKGIGAAGGMALPLVALLNARLKSGLDIVLDEIKFDTSIEGADMIITGEGKTDAQSIMGKVISGVGKRGKKQNIPVVVISGALEDGYEAIYDCGIVAAFAIYSNDNGLKWHMENVQQLLEASVCNLFKFLSIICMIPQNSR; encoded by the coding sequence ATGAAAATAGTGATTGCGCCGGACTCTTTCAAGGGATCCTTATCTGCCGTAGAAGTGTGTGATATTGTTGAAAGTGCAATTCTTAAAATAATGCCAGCTACCAAAGTCATAAAAATACCGATTTCTGATGGCGGGGAAGGTTTGGTGAATTCCCTCGTCGGACATGGTGCTGGTGAAATTATAAAAGTTATCGTAAAAGACCCATTATTTAGAGATATTTGGGCTGAATATGGCATTTTAGATGGAAAGCTGGCGATCATCGAAATGGCTGCGGCTTCAGGGTTGCCCTTACTTGCCATGGAGGAACGAAATCCCCTTTACACAACGACTCAGGGTACTGGCGAAATGATTTACGATGCAGTGATTAACCATGGATGTGAAAAAATCATTTTAGGTCTCGGTGGTAGTGCAACAAATGATGGGGGATTAGGTGTGGCAAGTGCCTTAGGAATCCGGTTTTTTAACAAAAATAATCAGCTGCTTAAACCATGTGGGAAAAATCTGGATCAAGTGGTATCAATTGACACAAGTCAGCTTGATCAACGATTTCAGGACGTAGAAATAATAATTGCTTGTGATGTTGAAAATTCTCTTTGTGGAAATAAGGGCGCGGCCGCGGTATACGGACCTCAAAAAGGTGCCAACGATGAAATGGTTGTTTTTCTGGACAGTGGACTCAATCAATTTGGACAGTTACTGGAAAACAAAACTGGAATGCAACTTCTGGATTTAAAAGGAATTGGTGCTGCTGGTGGCATGGCCTTACCATTGGTCGCATTACTTAATGCCCGATTAAAATCAGGTCTGGATATTGTTTTAGATGAAATAAAATTTGATACCTCAATTGAAGGGGCGGATATGATTATAACCGGAGAAGGCAAAACAGATGCCCAGAGTATTATGGGCAAAGTGATTTCAGGGGTTGGAAAACGGGGGAAAAAGCAGAACATCCCAGTTGTTGTTATTTCAGGTGCGTTGGAAGATGGCTATGAAGCTATTTATGATTGTGGGATTGTTGCTGCGTTCGCCATCTACAGTAATGACAACGGCTTAAAATGGCACATGGAAAATGTCCAGCAGTTACTAGAAGCCAGTGTTTGCAATCTCTTTAAGTTTCTTTCAATTATTTGTATGATTCCTCAGAACTCGAGATGA
- a CDS encoding hemolysin family protein — MDNSTLGLIIILVLMLLVAAFFSATETAFTSLNRTRIKNLSKDGSKRATRVLILSEKLDTVLSTILIAKTIATITAASIATAVLVQYYGNSGVILSIVVMTIAVLIFGEISPKSLADDSPEKFAMFAVPFLRVFIVVLMPVNFLFMQWKKHLSRLFKVNDERSMTEEELLTFVEEAENDGGIDLQDGELIRSAIEFNDLDVDDILTHRVDVVAIDVDNPKEDIAKIFFETGFSRLPVYQETIDQIIGFINHKDFTHYVANGSSTLDEIINPVVFITPNMKISKLLTLLQQKKCHIAVVTDEYGGTAGIVTLEDVIEELVGEIWDEHDEVIDEFVMISENEYRILGKANLGKMFDLFEMEDDFDVITVGGWIVEYLGRVPKAGDSFEFENLTINIIQADERHIMEINVAKHENIEMSSYAN; from the coding sequence ATGGATAACAGCACGTTAGGTTTAATTATAATTTTGGTGTTGATGTTGCTTGTTGCAGCTTTTTTTTCGGCAACCGAAACGGCATTTACATCGCTTAATCGGACGCGGATTAAAAACCTGTCAAAAGACGGCAGCAAAAGAGCAACCCGGGTATTAATTCTTTCTGAAAAGCTTGATACTGTTTTATCGACAATTTTGATAGCCAAGACGATTGCTACTATTACCGCAGCTTCAATTGCAACGGCCGTATTGGTGCAATACTATGGCAATAGCGGCGTAATTCTTTCGATTGTTGTTATGACAATTGCGGTATTAATTTTTGGTGAAATCTCACCAAAAAGTCTGGCCGATGATTCACCTGAGAAATTCGCGATGTTCGCGGTGCCTTTTCTGCGAGTGTTCATTGTTGTGCTGATGCCGGTTAACTTTTTATTTATGCAATGGAAAAAACATTTATCCCGTTTGTTTAAGGTTAATGATGAAAGAAGCATGACCGAAGAAGAGTTACTGACCTTTGTTGAAGAAGCCGAAAATGATGGCGGAATCGATCTTCAGGACGGCGAACTGATTCGCAGTGCCATTGAGTTTAACGATCTGGATGTGGATGATATTCTGACTCACCGGGTGGACGTGGTGGCCATTGATGTGGATAATCCCAAGGAGGACATTGCAAAAATATTTTTTGAGACGGGTTTTTCACGTTTGCCGGTTTATCAGGAGACCATTGATCAAATTATTGGTTTTATCAATCATAAAGACTTCACCCATTATGTGGCAAATGGCAGCAGTACCCTCGACGAAATCATCAATCCGGTGGTGTTTATTACCCCCAATATGAAAATTTCTAAGCTGCTGACCTTACTGCAGCAAAAGAAATGTCATATCGCTGTGGTAACGGATGAATATGGCGGAACAGCTGGAATTGTTACCCTTGAAGATGTCATTGAAGAACTGGTTGGCGAAATATGGGATGAACATGATGAAGTCATTGACGAATTTGTGATGATCTCAGAAAATGAATATCGTATTTTAGGTAAAGCCAACCTGGGAAAAATGTTTGATTTATTTGAAATGGAAGATGATTTCGATGTGATTACTGTTGGCGGTTGGATCGTAGAGTATTTAGGTAGAGTTCCCAAAGCTGGCGATTCGTTTGAATTTGAGAATCTAACCATCAATATTATCCAGGCGGATGAACGTCATATTATGGAAATAAACGTTGCTAAGCATGAAAATATCGAAATGAGCAGCTACGCGAATTAA
- a CDS encoding alpha/beta hydrolase, whose amino-acid sequence MATFYTNDHVELYYEVKGKGKPLLMLPGWTCTTQFFNKNSDVLAKEFMVILMDFRGHGESEKVLHSHRISRYAMDVKELLDQLDVKEVTILGWSMGVAVLWSYLELFGNHRVSKLICVDQAPLQYTGPDWVWGQNGCYDVEMFIRACYDIKYAPRESAEGLAYGCLYHEPTQEEVTFIADEISKCPPYVRIEIMRDHTNLDWRDLLPFINLSTLVCVARHSAVFDWQGSAYVAEHIPEATLEFFENSGHMLFWEEPDKFNQTVADFIKA is encoded by the coding sequence ATGGCAACTTTTTATACAAATGATCATGTTGAGCTATATTATGAGGTTAAAGGAAAAGGAAAACCCTTACTCATGCTTCCCGGTTGGACTTGCACAACGCAGTTTTTCAATAAAAACAGTGATGTGTTGGCTAAAGAGTTTATGGTTATTCTTATGGATTTTCGAGGACATGGTGAATCGGAAAAGGTTCTGCACAGTCATCGGATCTCCCGCTATGCCATGGATGTTAAAGAACTACTCGATCAGCTGGATGTCAAAGAGGTGACGATTTTGGGTTGGTCGATGGGTGTTGCCGTGCTATGGAGTTATCTGGAATTATTTGGGAATCATCGGGTAAGCAAGCTTATCTGTGTGGATCAGGCGCCACTGCAATATACCGGACCCGATTGGGTATGGGGACAAAATGGCTGTTACGATGTGGAAATGTTTATTCGCGCCTGTTATGACATAAAATATGCCCCAAGAGAGAGTGCAGAAGGCTTGGCATATGGTTGTCTGTACCATGAACCGACTCAGGAAGAGGTAACATTTATTGCCGACGAAATTTCCAAATGTCCACCCTATGTACGAATTGAAATCATGCGGGATCACACAAATCTGGACTGGCGGGATTTGCTGCCATTTATCAATCTTTCTACTTTAGTATGTGTTGCTCGACACAGTGCAGTGTTTGATTGGCAGGGTAGTGCTTATGTGGCTGAACATATTCCAGAGGCAACATTAGAATTTTTTGAAAATTCAGGTCATATGCTGTTCTGGGAGGAACCGGACAAATTCAATCAGACTGTTGCGGACTTTATTAAAGCATAA
- the cbiQ gene encoding cobalt ECF transporter T component CbiQ has protein sequence MNTINSLEEMADGNTIIHHLHPMVKLITTMLYLVLVISFNPYNITGLMVFAFYPVILMALAEIPYKPLLKRLLIALPFSFFAGISNVIFNQNLALMIGPVPITFGFISFVSIMVKTVFTVMAVLILIATTSLPKISYQLLSIKVPKIIVEQIMLTYRYISVLLDQVSNMYTAYILRAPDSKGIKMKDMGIFVGQLLLKSFDRAENIYVAMKCRGYDGNYLYAKPNPIQKNDWIFLVSVCVVLCLMRFFDLSQFIGSFI, from the coding sequence ATGAACACAATCAATTCTCTTGAAGAAATGGCCGATGGTAATACCATCATCCATCATTTACATCCCATGGTCAAGCTGATCACCACCATGCTTTATCTGGTGCTGGTGATTTCCTTTAATCCATACAATATTACCGGGTTAATGGTGTTTGCTTTTTATCCGGTGATCCTAATGGCGCTGGCAGAAATTCCCTATAAACCCTTATTAAAACGACTGCTGATTGCACTGCCCTTTTCGTTCTTTGCCGGTATTTCCAACGTTATTTTTAATCAGAATCTGGCATTAATGATCGGCCCTGTTCCCATCACTTTTGGTTTCATTTCCTTTGTTTCAATTATGGTCAAAACGGTCTTTACTGTTATGGCGGTGCTGATCCTGATTGCGACAACATCATTGCCGAAGATATCCTATCAGCTTTTATCCATTAAGGTACCTAAAATAATTGTTGAACAAATTATGCTTACCTACCGCTATATTTCGGTGTTGTTGGATCAGGTATCCAATATGTATACTGCCTATATTTTGAGAGCCCCCGATTCAAAAGGGATCAAAATGAAGGATATGGGCATATTTGTCGGCCAATTATTGTTAAAGAGTTTTGACCGGGCTGAAAATATTTATGTTGCTATGAAATGTCGCGGGTATGATGGTAATTATCTTTATGCTAAACCCAATCCGATTCAAAAAAATGATTGGATTTTTCTGGTTTCAGTTTGCGTCGTTTTATGTTTGATGCGTTTTTTTGATCTAAGCCAATTTATCGGCAGTTTCATATAA
- a CDS encoding toxic anion resistance protein, with amino-acid sequence MEDNTNDYSQVTPTLTFDPFEGEKTVTANQHQELKGDRQVFDESRLTPEERRMVDDFASKIDLTNSSLVMQFGVGAQKKIADFSETALNNVRTKDMGEVGKMLGDMVLELRNFDIEEEDKGFLGFFKKSSNKLSSMQTRYATAESNVNRIVEALEKHQMQLLKDVAMLDKLYDVNKTYFKELSMYILAGKKKLQEVETKELPELIKRSQISGLPEDAQAVNDLSAMCNRFEKKIHDLELTRMISIQMAPQIRLVQHNDTLMAEKIQSSIVNTIPLWKSQMVLALGVVHSGQAAKAQREVTNMTNELLRKNAETLKMESIATAKESERGIVDIETLRISNESLITTFDEVLRIQTEGRQKRKEVEVELEKLENDLKNKMLEIRK; translated from the coding sequence ATGGAAGACAACACAAATGATTATTCTCAGGTAACCCCCACCTTGACATTTGATCCCTTTGAAGGAGAAAAGACAGTGACTGCCAATCAGCATCAGGAGCTGAAGGGGGATCGACAAGTTTTTGATGAAAGTCGCTTAACGCCTGAAGAACGAAGAATGGTGGACGATTTTGCCAGCAAGATTGATCTGACTAATTCCAGTTTAGTAATGCAGTTTGGGGTCGGTGCTCAAAAAAAGATCGCTGATTTTTCTGAAACCGCATTAAATAATGTCCGTACCAAAGATATGGGCGAAGTCGGTAAAATGCTGGGCGACATGGTTTTGGAACTTCGGAATTTTGATATTGAGGAAGAAGATAAGGGGTTTCTAGGCTTCTTTAAAAAAAGCAGCAATAAATTAAGCTCCATGCAAACTCGTTATGCTACAGCAGAAAGCAATGTCAATCGGATTGTGGAAGCGCTGGAAAAACATCAGATGCAGCTGTTAAAAGATGTTGCCATGCTGGACAAACTTTATGACGTCAATAAAACCTATTTTAAGGAACTATCGATGTATATTCTGGCCGGTAAAAAGAAACTTCAGGAAGTCGAAACCAAGGAATTGCCGGAATTGATCAAACGCTCACAGATCAGCGGTTTACCGGAGGATGCTCAGGCAGTTAATGACTTGTCAGCCATGTGTAATCGCTTTGAGAAAAAAATCCATGATCTGGAACTGACCCGGATGATCTCTATTCAAATGGCGCCGCAAATACGTTTAGTTCAGCATAACGATACCTTAATGGCCGAAAAAATCCAATCCTCCATTGTCAACACCATCCCCTTGTGGAAAAGCCAAATGGTGCTGGCGCTTGGTGTGGTTCATTCTGGTCAAGCGGCAAAAGCTCAGCGTGAAGTTACCAACATGACCAACGAACTGCTGCGAAAAAATGCCGAAACCTTGAAGATGGAATCCATTGCCACCGCTAAAGAATCTGAACGGGGTATTGTCGATATTGAAACCCTGAGAATTTCGAATGAATCTCTAATCACTACTTTTGACGAGGTTTTAAGAATCCAAACTGAAGGCCGACAAAAACGAAAAGAAGTGGAAGTAGAGCTTGAAAAGCTGGAAAATGATTTGAAAAATAAAATGCTGGAAATCAGAAAATAG